A genomic segment from Spinacia oleracea cultivar Varoflay chromosome 3, BTI_SOV_V1, whole genome shotgun sequence encodes:
- the LOC110788370 gene encoding probable serine/threonine-protein kinase PIX13, producing the protein MGNLMGCFGLSATPDLLPEEILTPTSSGISVRNSSGKGYSSSKGYSESSSSGNSGFSFGDQLSFGETSPSGELLEKPNLRIFSFAELKNATKNFKTETLLGEGGFGRVYKGWIDEKANVYSKSGVKIAVAIKKLNSESMQGFEEWQSEVNFLGRLSHPNLVKLLGYCWEDKELLLVYEYLPKGSLENHLFRRNTSMEPLSWDRRMSIALGVARGLAFLHNSDKQVIYRDFKASNILLDVNYDAKISDFGLAKLGPSGGNSHVTTRVMGTFGYAAPEYVATGHLYVNSDVYGFGVVLLEMLTGCRAVDLNRPKGQQNLVEWTGPYLSNKKKLRIIMDARLEGQYSLKAAFELAQLTVKCLRVDHKARPNMKEAVQVLQKVEAVKVKKENRAHSGAANNKNSDNFRRSPYHPQHHDPRTRMESQSPQVR; encoded by the exons ATGGGTAATTTGATGGGCTGCTTTGGATTGTCCGCTACGCCTGATTTACTCCCTGAAGAAATTCTCACACCTACTTCTTCAG GAATATCTGTTAGAAATTCATCAGGTAAAGGGTATTCATCAAGTAAAGGGTATTCAGAGAGCAGTAGTTCAGGAAACAGTGGGTTTTCCTTTGGAGATCAGCTGAGTTTTGGGGAAACATCTCCCAGTGGAGAATTACTGGAAAAACCCAATTTAAGGATTTTTAGTTTTGCGGAACTAAAGAATGCTACAAAGAATTTCAAGACTGAAACACTTCTGGGCGAAGGAGGATTTGGGAGGGTGTACAAGGGTTGGATCGATGAGAAGGCTAATGTGTATTCTAAGAGTGGGGTTAAAATTGCGGTGGCGATTAAGAAGTTGAACTCTGAGAGTATGCAGGGTTTTGAAGAATGGCAG TCAGAGGTGAACTTCTTGGGAAGGTTGTCCCACCCCAACCTTGTTAAGTTGTTGGGATATTGTTGGGAGGATAAAGAATTGCTTCTTGTGTATGAATACTTGCCGAAAGGAAGCTTGGAAAACCATCTATTCAGAA GGAATACCTCCATGGAACCACTCAGCTGGGACAGGCGTATGAGCATAGCTTTGGGAGTAGCTCGAGGCCTGGCTTTTCTGCATAATTCAGACAAGCAAGTGATATATAGAGATTTTAAGGCCTCAAATATACTTCTTGATGTG AATTATGATGCAAAGATATCAGATTTCGGTTTAGCTAAACTGGGACCATCTGGTGGAAACTCGCATGTGACAACCAGAGTCATGGGAACATTCGGGTATGCTGCTCCAGAGTATGTTGCAACAG GTCACTTGTATGTGAATAGTGATGTATATGGATTCGGAGTTGTGCTGCTTGAAATGTTAACTGGATGTCGAGCAGTTGATTTGAACCGACCAAAAGGACAGCAAAATCTTGTAGAATGGACGGGGCCTTATCTTTCAAACAAGAAAAAGCTGAGAATCATCATGGATGCACGGCTTGAGGGTCAATATTCACTCAAGGCAGCGTTTGAGTTGGCTCAACTCACTGTAAAATGTCTCCGGGTAGATCATAAAGCCCGCCCCAACATGAAGGAGGCAGTACAAGTGCTACAAAAAGTTGAAGCCGTCAAGGTCAAGAAAGAAAACAGAGCACACAGTGGAGCAGCTAACAACAAAAACTCTGATAATTTTCGTCGTTCTCCTTACCATCCGCAGCACCATGACCCAAGGACAAGAATGGAATCTCAGTCACCACAGGTGCGGTAA
- the LOC110788369 gene encoding uncharacterized protein isoform X2: MAPEVGSGQAGFQPYNYGSNFQPSGFPVVRLRGLPFDCTDIDILKFFAGLDIVDVLLVDKSGRFSGEAFVVLASAVQADLALNRDRQNMGRRYVEVFRCKKQDYYNAVAGKVKYEGMYDNDRPTSPPGRSRRSVDKDQLEYTEILRMRGLPYSVTKADILKFFGDFNVAEDKVHIASRADGKATGEAYVEFSSSDEAKSAMCKDKMTVGSRYVELFPATPEEARRAESRSRQ; the protein is encoded by the exons ATGGCTCCAGAGG TGGGAAGCGGTCAAGCAGGATTCCAGCCTTACAACTATGGAAGCAACTTTCAGCCTTCTGGTTTTCCAGTGGTTCGCCTCAGAGGTCTCCCTTTTGACTGCACTGATATTGACATACTTAAGTTCTTTGCCGGACTGGACATTGTGGATGTGCTATTGGTTGACAAGAGTGGGCGATTCTCGGGGGAGGCATTTGTGGTGCTTGCTTCAGCTGTGCAAGCTGACCTAGCCTTGAACAGAGACCGACAAAACATGGGCCGTAGATATGTGGAAGTTTTCCGGTGTAAGAAACAAGACTATTACAATGCTGTTGCTGGAAAAGTAAAGTATGAAGGAATGTATGACAATGACCGTCCAACCTCTCCTCCAGGTCGATCTAGGAGGTCTGTAGACAAGGATCAATTAGAGTACACTGAGATCCTAAGAATGCGTGGTCTCCCTTACTCTGTTACCAAGGCTGACATACTGAAATTCTTTGGAGATTTTAATGTGGCAGAGGATAAAGTACATATAGCAAGCCGAGCAGATGGAAAGGCTACTGGTGAGGCATATGTTGAATTTTCATCTTCTGATGAGGCTAAGAGTGCCATGTGCAAGGATAAGATGACTGTTGGTTCACGATATGTAGAGCTGTTTCCCGCTACACCAGAAGAAGCTAGGCGGGCTGAATCAAGATCAAGGCAATGA
- the LOC110788369 gene encoding uncharacterized protein isoform X1: MYGSGYGSSYGSGYGSRGAMLGSGGVSDGYEVGSKRQRMMESNPYFAVGSGQAGFQPYNYGSNFQPSGFPVVRLRGLPFDCTDIDILKFFAGLDIVDVLLVDKSGRFSGEAFVVLASAVQADLALNRDRQNMGRRYVEVFRCKKQDYYNAVAGKVKYEGMYDNDRPTSPPGRSRRSVDKDQLEYTEILRMRGLPYSVTKADILKFFGDFNVAEDKVHIASRADGKATGEAYVEFSSSDEAKSAMCKDKMTVGSRYVELFPATPEEARRAESRSRQ; the protein is encoded by the exons ATGTACGGATCCGGCTACGGTTCAAGTTACGGGTCTGGCTATGGCTCCAGAGG GGCAATGTTGGGAAGCGGGGGGGTTTCGGACGGGTACGAGGTCGGCTCAAAGAGACAAAGAATGATGGAATCAAATCCCTACTTCGCAGTGGGAAGCGGTCAAGCAGGATTCCAGCCTTACAACTATGGAAGCAACTTTCAGCCTTCTGGTTTTCCAGTGGTTCGCCTCAGAGGTCTCCCTTTTGACTGCACTGATATTGACATACTTAAGTTCTTTGCCGGACTGGACATTGTGGATGTGCTATTGGTTGACAAGAGTGGGCGATTCTCGGGGGAGGCATTTGTGGTGCTTGCTTCAGCTGTGCAAGCTGACCTAGCCTTGAACAGAGACCGACAAAACATGGGCCGTAGATATGTGGAAGTTTTCCGGTGTAAGAAACAAGACTATTACAATGCTGTTGCTGGAAAAGTAAAGTATGAAGGAATGTATGACAATGACCGTCCAACCTCTCCTCCAGGTCGATCTAGGAGGTCTGTAGACAAGGATCAATTAGAGTACACTGAGATCCTAAGAATGCGTGGTCTCCCTTACTCTGTTACCAAGGCTGACATACTGAAATTCTTTGGAGATTTTAATGTGGCAGAGGATAAAGTACATATAGCAAGCCGAGCAGATGGAAAGGCTACTGGTGAGGCATATGTTGAATTTTCATCTTCTGATGAGGCTAAGAGTGCCATGTGCAAGGATAAGATGACTGTTGGTTCACGATATGTAGAGCTGTTTCCCGCTACACCAGAAGAAGCTAGGCGGGCTGAATCAAGATCAAGGCAATGA